In one Gopherus evgoodei ecotype Sinaloan lineage chromosome 1, rGopEvg1_v1.p, whole genome shotgun sequence genomic region, the following are encoded:
- the SH2D1B gene encoding SH2 domain-containing protein 1B, producing the protein MELPFYHGNITRKTCEELLSKKGKDGSFLLRESESMAGALCLCVFFEQLIYTYRIFRESEGYLRIQTSEDVPKRVFKTIKDLIYAYEKPNQGLVVNLRYPVRRPKPPRRRIRKSKVEGDGDYDEVEDRDYVDVLP; encoded by the exons ATGGAGCTCCCATTTTATCATGGAAACATTACGAGAAAAACCTGTGAAGAATTACTAAGCAAGAAAGGCAAGGATGGCAGCTTTTTATTACGAGAGAGTGAGAGCATGGCAGGAGCCTTGTGTCTTTGTGTTTT CTTTGAACAGCTCATCTATACTTATCGAATCTTCAGAGAAAGTGAAGGTTACCTTAGGATTCAG ACTTCTGAAGATGTTCCAAAACGGGTCTTCAAAACAATAAAGGACTTAATATACGCATATGAAAAGCCAAATCAAGGACTTGTCGTCAACCTTCGCTACCCAGTAAGGAGACCGAAGCCACCTAGGAGGAGAATAAGGAAATCCAAGGTAGAAGGGGATGGAGATTATGATG AAGTTGAAGATAGAGATTATGTTGATGTCTTACCTTAA